A portion of the Ricinus communis isolate WT05 ecotype wild-type chromosome 10, ASM1957865v1, whole genome shotgun sequence genome contains these proteins:
- the LOC8289347 gene encoding PITH domain-containing protein At3g04780: MSAESATAIQRSQVDLVDFVDWSGVECLNQNPSHSLSNALKQGYREDDGLNLESDADEQLLIYIPFTQVIKLHSIVIKGPEEEGPKTVKLFSNKEHMGFSNVNDFPPSDTVILSPDTLQGKPVVLKYVKFQNVRSLTIFIEDNHTGSDITKVQKFALFGTTVETTDMKGLKKVEDH, encoded by the exons ATGTCTGCAGAATCAGCCACTGCAATTCAAAGAAGCCAA GTTGATCTTGTGGACTTCGTTGATTGGTCTGGAGTTGAATGCCTTAACCAAAACCCCAGTCACTCTCTTTCCAATGCTCTCAAACAG GGTTATAGGGAAGATGATGGTTTGAATCTAGAGAGTGATGCGGATGAGCAGTTATTGATTTATATACCTTTCACCCAAGTTATTAAACTGCACTCTATTGTCATTAAAGGTCCTGAAGAAGAAG GCCCTAAGACTGTAAAACTTTTCTCAAACAAAGAGCATATGGGATTTAG TAATGTCAATGACTTCCCTCCTAGTGACACAGTAATTTTATCACCAGATACTCTCCAG GGAAAACCAGTAGTTTTGAAGTATGTTAAGTTTCAGAATGTTCGTAG cttGACAATTTTTATTGAGGATAATCACACGGGTTCTGATATCACCAAAGTCCAAAAGTTTGCACTGTTTGGGACGAC AGTGGAAACAACCGACATGAAGGGCTTGAAGAAGGTTGAGGATCATTGA
- the LOC8289348 gene encoding probable ribose-5-phosphate isomerase 3, chloroplastic, translating to MVSLSSTTTSTSLSSLHHRSASFHINLRTRSLSLRTPTKTFSIKAQSAPVLTQDDLKKLAADKAVDYVKSGMILGLGTGSTAAFVVAKIGELLKSGELKDIIGIPTSKRTEEQALSLGIPLSVLDEHPKLDLAIDGADEVDPDLNLVKGRGGALLREKMVEAASDKFVVVADETKLVDGLGGSKLAMPVEVVQFCWKYNLIRLKELFKDEGVDAKLRLNEDGKPYVTDNSNYIVDLYFENPIKDGYAAGKEISSLEGVVEHGLFLDMATAVIIAGKTGIDVKTK from the coding sequence ATGGTTTCCTTATCCTCCACCACTACCTCCACTTCCCTATCCTCCCTCCACCACCGCAGCGCCTCCTTCCATATTAACCTGCGCACCCGCTCCCTTAGCCTACGGACCCCCACCAAAACTTTCTCAATCAAAGCCCAATCTGCCCCTGTTCTCACCCAAGATGACCTCAAGAAACTCGCGGCCGACAAAGCCGTAGATTACGTAAAATCCGGCATGATTCTTGGCCTCGGAACCGGCTCCACTGCCGCCTTTGTCGTCGCTAAAATCGGAGAACTCCTTAAGTCCGGCGAATTAAAAGATATCATCGGCATACCCACATCAAAACGCACCGAAGAACAAGCATTATCGCTAGGAATTCCACTATCAGTTCTTGATGAACACCCAAAACTTGATCTTGCAATTGATGGTGCAGATGAAGTAGACCCAGATCTTAATTTAGTGAAAGGTCGCGGTGGGGCCCTTctgagagagaaaatggtggaaGCTGCAAGTGATAAGTTTGTTGTTGTTGCTGATGAGACTAAATTAGTTGATGGTCTTGGTGGAAGCAAGCTTGCAATGCCTGTTGAAGTTGTTCAATTTTGTTGGAAGTATAATTTGATAAGGTTAAAAGAATTGTTTAAAGATGAAGGTGTTGATGCTAAGCTAAGATTGAATGAAGATGGGAAGCCTTATGTTACtgataattctaattatattgTTGATTTGTATTTTGAGAATCCTATTAAAGATGGGTATGCTGCTGGTAAAGAAATTTCAAGTCTTGAAGGTGTTGTGGAACATGGGTTGTTTTTGGATATGGCCACTGCTGTTATTATTGCTGGAAAGACTGGAATTGATGTCAAGACCAAGTGA